From the genome of Lutzomyia longipalpis isolate SR_M1_2022 chromosome 2, ASM2433408v1, one region includes:
- the LOC129788883 gene encoding beta-1,3-galactosyltransferase 6, which produces MRNSGFNSRLMNVIIAISAFSLGTLTTLMVVSENSMQKPNIRDVRKGHLEAEGGAPQVRKPHHFLVILITTAPGNVPQRTAMRETWLRNGYVWKSDVPYDANSVYIPAYDPETGFLRAETPDIQEYSLNVYKKWMKKYKTINPDLDGQEMGNISVVHFFAVGMAGLRAEEVNDLREEQKKHEDLLLLENIWDSYSNLTRKLLESFHRINEEFTFDYLLKCDDDTFVDLAILLQDLQTYHTHSRIVYGKDDSTYPFPRLYWGYFHGKAYVKTSGQWKEQNFDLCDRYMPYALGGGYVLSGSLVAYIADHRNTLKTFRSEDISVGTWLAPFRDVHRRHDARFDTAFMARKCQSYHIVLHKRTIEDMRHFQSGFTCSQIQNDALRRPKEYFYNWHKPPTQCCDSLVN; this is translated from the coding sequence ATGAGAAATAGTGGATTTAATAGTCGTTTGATGAATGTAATAATAGCAATAAGTGCATTTAGCCTTGGGACACTCACAACACTTATGGTGGTCAGTGAGAATTCCATGCAAAAGCCAAATATTCGGGATGTCCGGAAAGGTCATCTTGAGGCAGAAGGAGGAGCTCCTCAGGTCAGGAAACCCCATCATTTCCTTGTGATCCTTATTACAACTGCTCCTGGGAATGTTCCCCAGAGGACAGCAATGAGAGAGACATGGCTCCGGAATGGTTATGTGTGGAAATCCGATGTTCCCTATGATGCCAATTCCGTGTATATTCCTGCATATGATCCGGAAACGGGTTTCCTACGCGCCGAGACGCCGGATATTCAGGAATATAGTCTCAATGTTTACAAGAAGTGGATGAAGAAGTATAAGACAATTAATCCGGATCTCGATGGGCAGGAAATGGGAAATATCTCAGTTGTGCACTTCTTTGCCGTGGGGATGGCTGGATTGAGGGCAGAGGAAGTGAATGATTTGCGGGAAGAGCAGAAGAAGCATGAAGATTTGCTACTTCTTGAGAATATTTGGGACAGCTATAGCAATTTAACGAGAAAATTGCTTGAGAGTTTTCATCGAATTAATGAGGAATTTACATTTGATTATCTCCTCAAGTGTGATGATGATACCTTTGTGGATTTAGCTATTCTCCTGCAGGATTTGCAGACCTATCATACGCATTCGAGGATTGTTTATGGGAAGGATGATTCAACTTATCCATTTCCACGACTCTATTGGGGCTACTTCCACGGGAAGGCGTACGTGAAGACAAGTGGTCAGTGGAAGGagcaaaattttgatttatgcGACAGATACATGCCGTATGCACTTGGAGGGGGCTACGTCTTGTCCGGGAGTCTCGTTGCCTACATTGCAGATCATAGAAATACCCTGAAAACCTTCCGAAGTGAAGATATTTCCGTTGGAACGTGGCTGGCACCCTTTAGGGATGTCCACAGGCGGCATGATGCGCGCTTTGATACAGCTTTTATGGCCAGGAAGTGCCAGAGCTACCATATTGTTCTGCATAAGCGCACAATTGAGGATATGAGGCATTTTCAGAGTGGTTTCACATGTTCCCAAATACAAAATGATGCCCTGAGGCGCCCCAAAGAATACTTCTACAATTGGCACAAACCCCCAACACAGTGCTGTGATTCACTTGTTAACTGA